One window from the genome of Haladaptatus paucihalophilus DX253 encodes:
- a CDS encoding inorganic phosphate transporter: MVAILLLVGLAVAMFVGFNIGGSSTGVAFGPAVGSNTVSKLGAAGLMTAFALLGGWTVGRNVIKTMGGEIVPSSQFTLAASVGVLFFVGLALLISNLFGVPASTSMTAVGAIAGLGVATGTLDEAVMFRIVSAWLLAPITAFWICAVVGRYLYPYLDVWFHLEQSEGPLFEFNRVGSVPYPTVSANASAKEVLVTILVVGIGCYMAFSAGASNVANAVAPLVGSDVITGSEGVLLAGVAIALGAFTIARRTLDTVGNDLTDLPLLAALIVEVVSASLITFLSAIGIPASLAVSATMCIVGLGWGRATRTVRISDAAAAAVRGDDGEKHSEMAVNVLPEEQEEVAKIGEEEPQTLKARDLFDPSTTGRVIVLWILTPSISAVASYLLFAFVPLSPA, from the coding sequence ATGGTCGCGATTTTACTCCTCGTCGGTCTGGCCGTGGCGATGTTTGTCGGTTTCAATATCGGCGGTTCTTCGACCGGCGTCGCGTTCGGTCCCGCGGTCGGGAGTAACACCGTCTCCAAACTCGGTGCGGCCGGGTTGATGACGGCCTTTGCGCTCCTCGGCGGGTGGACGGTCGGTCGGAACGTCATCAAAACGATGGGTGGGGAGATCGTCCCGAGTTCGCAGTTCACGCTCGCCGCCAGCGTCGGCGTCCTCTTTTTCGTCGGGTTAGCGCTGCTCATCTCGAACCTGTTCGGCGTGCCCGCCTCCACCTCGATGACGGCCGTCGGCGCAATCGCGGGACTCGGAGTGGCAACGGGAACCCTCGATGAGGCGGTCATGTTTCGAATCGTCTCGGCGTGGCTCCTCGCCCCCATCACCGCCTTCTGGATTTGTGCCGTCGTCGGACGGTATCTCTACCCGTATCTCGACGTGTGGTTCCATCTCGAACAGTCGGAAGGGCCGCTGTTCGAATTCAATCGCGTCGGTTCGGTGCCGTACCCGACCGTCTCCGCGAACGCGTCGGCGAAGGAAGTCTTGGTCACCATTCTCGTCGTCGGCATCGGCTGTTACATGGCCTTCTCGGCGGGTGCGTCGAACGTCGCCAACGCGGTCGCGCCGCTCGTCGGAAGCGACGTGATTACGGGGAGCGAAGGCGTCCTGCTCGCGGGCGTCGCTATCGCACTCGGAGCGTTCACCATCGCCCGCCGAACGCTCGATACCGTCGGAAACGACCTGACGGACCTGCCCCTGTTGGCGGCGCTCATCGTCGAAGTCGTCAGCGCGAGTCTCATCACGTTCCTCTCCGCGATCGGCATCCCCGCCAGTCTCGCGGTGAGTGCGACGATGTGCATCGTCGGACTCGGCTGGGGACGGGCGACGCGAACCGTTCGAATCTCCGATGCGGCCGCCGCCGCGGTCCGCGGCGACGACGGAGAAAAGCATTCGGAAATGGCGGTTAACGTCCTTCCGGAGGAGCAAGAGGAAGTGGCGAAAATCGGTGAGGAAGAGCCACAGACCTTGAAAGCGAGGGACCTGTTCGATCCGTCCACGACCGGCCGCGTCATCGTCCTCTGGATTCTGACGCCCTCTATCTCCGCCGTCGCGTCGTATCTCCTGTTCGCCTTCGTCCCGCTTTCACCCGCCTGA